A portion of the Burkholderia sp. GAS332 genome contains these proteins:
- a CDS encoding 3-hydroxy-9,10-secoandrosta-1,3,5(10)-triene-9,17-dione monooxygenase, producing the protein MHRDNDSKALAAELIARAEALAPVLAGRAAQAEANGRIPAETVADFQAAGFFKVLQPKRYGGYELDPQTFFEIQMAVARGCMSTAWVYGVVGVHNWQLALFDERAQQDVWGKDQSTLIASTYMPVGRVTPVEGGFRLSGHWKFSSGSELCEWVFLGALVPPAKEGEPPEYRTFLLPKSDYTIEQDWDVLGLRATGSHDIVVNDVFVPDYRTHKAIDGMMGTSPGLALNDAPLFHLPFAQIFVRAVCTACIGALQGALDDFTSYAATRVSANSGAKTTDDTGAQTACANAAVALDEMKVLLKRNFAELLAAANGGPAVSIERRVHFRYQSAQVAERCAQAANALLRYAGGNGIYNRNPLVRRFLDLHAARAHYANNLDRFGQNLGAVMLGRPNTDFFV; encoded by the coding sequence GTGCATCGCGACAACGATTCGAAAGCCCTTGCAGCCGAACTGATCGCCCGCGCCGAAGCGCTCGCGCCGGTCCTCGCCGGGCGTGCTGCGCAGGCCGAGGCGAATGGCCGGATTCCCGCTGAAACGGTGGCCGATTTTCAGGCTGCCGGCTTTTTCAAGGTGCTTCAGCCGAAGCGTTACGGCGGCTATGAACTCGATCCGCAGACCTTCTTCGAGATTCAGATGGCCGTGGCGCGCGGCTGTATGTCGACCGCGTGGGTGTACGGCGTGGTCGGCGTGCACAACTGGCAACTGGCGCTGTTCGACGAACGCGCGCAGCAGGACGTGTGGGGCAAGGATCAAAGCACGCTGATTGCGTCGACCTATATGCCGGTGGGCCGGGTGACGCCCGTTGAAGGCGGCTTCCGGCTGTCCGGCCACTGGAAGTTTTCCAGCGGCAGCGAACTGTGCGAATGGGTCTTTCTCGGCGCGCTGGTGCCGCCGGCGAAAGAAGGTGAACCGCCGGAGTACCGCACCTTCCTGCTGCCGAAAAGCGATTACACGATCGAACAGGATTGGGACGTACTGGGCCTGCGCGCGACGGGCAGCCACGACATCGTGGTGAACGATGTATTCGTGCCGGACTATCGCACGCACAAAGCCATCGACGGCATGATGGGCACGAGCCCCGGCCTTGCGCTCAACGATGCGCCGCTGTTTCATCTGCCGTTCGCGCAGATCTTTGTGCGCGCGGTCTGCACCGCGTGCATCGGCGCATTGCAAGGCGCGCTGGATGACTTCACGTCCTACGCGGCGACGCGCGTGAGCGCCAACAGCGGCGCGAAAACCACCGACGACACGGGCGCGCAAACCGCCTGCGCCAACGCGGCGGTCGCGCTCGACGAAATGAAGGTGCTGCTCAAGCGCAACTTCGCCGAACTGCTCGCGGCAGCCAATGGCGGCCCGGCGGTATCGATCGAGCGGCGCGTGCACTTCCGTTATCAATCCGCGCAAGTGGCCGAACGCTGCGCGCAGGCGGCCAACGCGCTGCTGCGCTACGCGGGCGGCAACGGCATTTACAACCGCAATCCGCTGGTGCGGCGCTTTCTCGATCTGCATGCGGCGCGCGCGCACTACGCCAACAACCTCGACCGTTTCGGCCAGAATCTCGGCGCCGTGATGCTCGGTCGTCCGAATACCGACTTCTTCGTCTGA
- a CDS encoding Flavin-dependent oxidoreductase, luciferase family (includes alkanesulfonate monooxygenase SsuD and methylene tetrahydromethanopterin reductase): MKFSLIYEAQTTDASREGDHRVFKETVEQALLAEQMGFDTVWCVEHTSLTNYAHMSAPETFLAYLAGRTTRIGLGHGVICLPPAMNHPIKVAERVAMLDILSGGRVHFGVGKGGSQQEAGAFGYDLAELQPMIDESMYLVPKMFVQDEIEHDGKYIKIPKRPIHPKPLQDPHPPMYMACTNNDGLLRAGQRGLGALVLGFGGPDEVAKKNAIYREAWATRKAEDQVGFRPTQHLAALCPTVVLNDGQQARKIGIRGQRYFMESLAYWYTGGERPNPDSWGDDLVKGNTGEMVIRSRFASEEVVVDFSDPALSMMNPNHAYGTVDDCIGYVGRLMEAGVDEVLFLCQMGTVSQEAQLETIRNIGEHVIPYFNRLKAEKQKAQVAA; encoded by the coding sequence ATGAAGTTTTCTCTGATTTACGAAGCCCAGACCACGGACGCTTCGCGGGAAGGCGATCACCGGGTATTCAAGGAGACCGTCGAGCAGGCGTTGCTCGCCGAACAGATGGGTTTCGATACCGTCTGGTGCGTCGAACACACGTCGTTGACGAACTACGCGCATATGAGCGCCCCGGAAACCTTCCTCGCGTATCTGGCCGGACGCACGACCCGCATCGGCCTTGGCCACGGCGTGATCTGCCTGCCGCCCGCGATGAATCACCCGATCAAGGTGGCCGAACGGGTGGCCATGCTCGACATTCTGTCGGGCGGCCGCGTGCATTTCGGCGTTGGCAAAGGCGGTAGCCAGCAGGAGGCGGGCGCATTCGGCTATGACCTCGCCGAGCTGCAACCGATGATCGACGAATCGATGTACCTGGTGCCGAAGATGTTCGTGCAGGACGAGATCGAACACGACGGCAAATACATCAAGATTCCTAAACGGCCGATTCACCCGAAGCCGCTCCAGGACCCGCATCCGCCGATGTACATGGCATGTACCAACAACGACGGCTTGCTGCGCGCCGGACAACGCGGTCTGGGCGCCCTGGTGCTCGGTTTCGGCGGCCCGGATGAAGTGGCCAAGAAGAACGCGATTTACCGCGAAGCATGGGCGACCCGCAAAGCCGAGGACCAGGTCGGTTTCCGTCCGACGCAGCATCTGGCCGCCCTGTGCCCGACCGTGGTGCTGAACGACGGCCAGCAGGCCCGCAAGATCGGTATCCGCGGTCAGCGCTACTTCATGGAATCGCTGGCTTACTGGTACACCGGCGGCGAGCGCCCGAACCCGGATAGCTGGGGCGATGACCTCGTGAAGGGCAATACGGGCGAAATGGTGATCCGTTCGCGCTTTGCGTCGGAAGAGGTGGTGGTCGACTTCAGCGATCCGGCGCTTTCGATGATGAACCCGAATCACGCTTACGGCACCGTCGACGATTGCATCGGCTATGTGGGCCGTCTGATGGAAGCGGGTGTGGATGAAGTGCTGTTCCTCTGCCAGATGGGCACGGTGTCCCAGGAAGCGCAGCTCGAAACGATCCGCAACATCGGCGAGCACGTGATTCCGTACTTCAACCGTCTGAAGGCCGAGAAGCAGAAGGCGCAGGTTGCCGCCTAA